The nucleotide window TGGGCTCTCATAACTCACTAAGCTAtttattcttctccttcatggttttCATTAAGTATCTCATTTTCTCAATCtaatctttctttgttttcaatgGCAAAAGGtaaaacagtgaggtttgtatgaaaaaactATTGAGTGGAAAAAGACAAAGAGTTAGACTTGGAGAAAAAgcttaaatttatttcaaaaattctttgtAAGTTTTTCTATTTTGTGGTCATGATCCTGAGGAAATTTTCTTACAAGTTAGGTTAGCACTTTGCTGTTGCAAAGTTAAGGTGAGTTCCTAGACAAGTCTGGTTTAGGTTAGAAACTGGATTTGTCCCAGATATGATTAGTTAGAAtcttagagagaattggtgaatGTAATTCTATTGAAAGATAGTGAAATTCTGTCACTATtatgatggagactggatgtaggctataTTGCACTAAGTAGCTGAACCAAGATACATCTGTatgtcatttttctttcttttctttgtttctagTTCTGCATTATAGGAGACAAAACAAAAGTATCTCTTGATTCTACTAATCAACAACACTTCTCTATAACACACCTTGCACGTAACTCTGTTTTGGCTTCTATCGTATCAAGAGACAAAACAAAAGTCTCTCCTGTTTTCTACTCAAAGTATCTCAACAAAACTCAAGGTTGAaagcaaaattaaaagtaggctaagattcaaccccatTCTCTTAGCCACGGATAATCATCACTAACTAAATCCAATGTTGTAAAACTAATATATTATCATTGGTATCTTATGTTATATTAAAGAAATGTGAtatgaaataaaagataaacaaaagataaggattaaattgaataaaaaagataaattaaaattgaaatagaaataaaatgatagattgaaataaaatatgaaaaaaatatttttttatccaaattttttatataataagaaaGGGACTCACTTATTCTAATTTGTTCATACCATAGTTTAGGAATTGAATCGAAATGAATCACTTAatcttttatccaattttttgATGCAATGTAATAAAAGAGAGACTCTCTCAACATTTGTCTACACTATAATTTCATCACGAAACCAAAAAGAAGTTTTCACATCTATAATCATTCTATGATGGCTATAATTTAGAaggtatttataacctcttatgaggttaaaattaaaaaaaaaaaaaccctctAAATCTACTAACATAAAATTCAATCTAGtagtatatattttgttatcttttgtattatttatttattatatattttttaataatattttattattctaattaataaaaaatattataagacgttgacttttgaaaaagattaaaaatatttaaagagattgttttaaaatttaaaaaaaattaggtgttatgaaaataaaaattagaatttgagaggaaaaggatgaagaaagagaataaaaaaataagagatgACTTTATTAATGATTATATTGTGTAGAAAATATTAGTTGACGCATCCCAATNCACCATAAAAAAAGggtttgacaaaaaaaattattaatttttttatgttttttaatgtattaactatattaaaaatttaagaaaaatattattatactctTAACATGTTCTCTTAGGATATAAATTAGCTAactcatttattatttatatatattttaatttttagaattaaattttgatacattgttagtataaaataaatttacacgTGCATCTAATTACGTAATATCATATCATAAaagaactattttttatattaatctaCCTTTTTACATGATCGTGTGAATGATCATCTAAAAGTACATGCATatttaaacaatataaaatattttataccttcaatatatcaaaattaaactctaatttatatctaaattaaaagtataagataaaaatatatattaagttaatttattaaaaaacaaaCATTACTATAGcattataaattaatgaatttatTTAACTGGAGTTTATATCTTGAGATTTTTTTTactcaattttattattattattatatgtatttaatttataaaaagttaaattaataactatattattacctattaatatattaatattgataactaataaataaaattatttaatattaatatttaatatttttatgttatttatttttatatgctaaacgatttttttttgttatttttatgtgCTAAATGTTTGTCCTTacgacttaaaatttttgaatccgTCAATGTATACTAGTTTCTCAAATGTTGAAGTAGCTCATGCTTTAGTAAACAAATATGTTAAATTATCATGGAACAAATTTGTTGAACGTCTATATTACCATTTTGTTGAAGATTATGAGAATAAAAGAGTTTTGGTGAAATATGATTTGTTCTATCTTTTTTGATGTATCATTTTTTTAGTTGATGTAtgtaaacaaaattattttcgtaTATGACATGTGATATTTTTTCATGGGTAAACTACACATATCTTGAACATGTTGGGTGATTGGCCTAAGTCAAATACATTTTTGAGTTGCTTCATGAATTGCCAATATTTTTTCATGATTTGAGGAGGCTGCAACTATAATTTGGTTTGTTGAAGCGCCAAGATATAGTTGTTCCTCcacttataaataaataatcagtTTGTGACCTGCCTTCATGCAGATCAGAAAGAAAACCTGCATCTGAATGTCCAACTAATTAAAATGTTGTTTTATTAAAGTAAACTAAATCCTTATCAATAGATCGTTAAAGATATCTTAATATATGCTTAACATTATTCTAATGTCTTCTAGTTAGACAGAAGCTAAATCTTGATaacaaatttattgaaaatattatatctaattttgtattattagtgagATATATTAGTGCACCAATAAcactaagataagatatttcATGATCAAGGAGCTTCTGGTTACTTTCACAaagtcaaaataaatttttatctacatCTAGTGAACTCACTACTGTTGGAGTATTCAATGGTTGTCCatgtaaaattttttcaaaaattttttggtaTAAATGAATTGATGGATGATATACCATCCTTTAAATGTTCAATTTATAAGCCAAGGCAAAATTTTATCTTGACAAAATCTTTCATTTCAAATTATCTTTCTAAATAATCTACAGTTTTTGGAATCTCTTCGAATGATCTAATAATgtttaaatcatcaacatatactacaataataacaaatttaaatttaaactttttttataaaaatacatgGACATACACGATCATTTTTGTATCTATCTTTTAATAAGTATTCACTAAGACATTTATATCACATAAGTCTAGTATTTTAATtcatacaataattttttaagtctTACTGAACAAATTTCTAGAGAACTATTATATGCGTCAGGTACTTTAAATTCTTCACgaattttcatataaattttttttatcaattgaaACGTATAAATAGACTGTAATAATATCCATTAGATacatcttaaattttttatgcaatgcCAGACTAATAAGATATcttaatataattgattgaatCTATTaggggagaatatgttttcataTAGTTGATATCagatttttgtgaaaattcttgTGCTACTAGTCGTGCTTTATAACTTTCtatttcatttttctcatcGTCTTTGTGCACAAAAATCCACTTATATCCCATTGATTTTATATCTTCAGGTATTTTGACTATAAGACCaaaaacttcacattttctaataaaaattaattcagcTTGAATTGCGTTTTTTCATTTTGACAAATCATCTCCTTATCTgcattttttgacaaattttagtTTGTGATCCATCTTGTTTTATTAGTTCAACAACAATATTATAAGCAAAAATTTTGTTGACAATGATATACTTTCAGTCCTATATTTTTTCAGTAGTGACATAAGTTATTGAGATCCCAGTACTTTCAATATTTATGTCTTTGGATTTCCTCTGAGAACTTGCCTCCATATTATATCCATCAGGATTAATTATCTCTCATAGAACCAATTGGTCTTCCACGCTTTAGGCATAGATTGCTTTTATTTGCACTAACAACTTGTCCTTctgagatatttatttttattggtgcAGTTGCAATTGGAATATGAGATTTGGTTACTCTCTTTAGGTCAGTAAATACATTTGACAATTAATTTACAACATTTTGCATATAAATTAACTTTTATACTTCTAATTCACATTATCTAGTGTGAAAATCTAAATGGAATAATGacaatgtttttattttaagtaatttttttaattgattatttttttcacctaattttaaaaaacttatttCATCAAACTGACAATCAGAAAATCTTATCTTAAATAAGGATTAGGAtttgagaagagaaaaaaaaaagaaagagaacatTAAGAATAAGAGATTACTTTATTAATGATTGTGttgtgtaaaaaatattaaaagggACTATTTATAGTCAATAGTCCAACTCTTAGTTGACTCAACTAGGTTGCATTTATAATTGACTCTATctatttgaaatttataataCAATTATAATCtaacatttataaaaaatatatttataacattaggtaataatgtttttttatgattgtttTGTACTTTATCTTTTGAGATTGATTTGTCCTGTTTGCACACGTGGATAATTAAGCCATGTGTACGAGTTAAAGTTTCTTATCACTAACAAAAAAGAACTATATTGCCTAATGAAAgtaaatattgaaaattattttgtgtattttgaaACGAAGAATGTTAGAGGactatcaatatttaaaaatatagaataaaatatattattgtattatCAGACTaaaaaaactatattaaaaaaattaaattaatgagtaaataataaccaaaaataataaattctaataacttcatagtatttttttttaaaattaaagtattcaattttaacaattttaaaaattaatttaaataattacttatataaaaatataaattattaattattaaataatatttaaattatgtaTATCACAAACATTTGGAATATCTTTAGAAAAGAGAGTCATAAATCATAATCCACCATCCTCATGCAACCAATGAAATTACATACCCATAGTAGTTGCCACGTCAGTATGTCACTAATCATTGATCGTCCATAATCTGTTTCTAAATCTATGGGCCCATCAGCATTAACCGCGCCAACTCTGGGAAATAGTCAATCCATAGTGAAATTCTACTGTTTATGAACAGGAAATCTAATTAGATTGTAGATCATGCAAATGGAGAAAGAATTGAGAAAACAGAAAAGCACATTTGACATTGACACCAAACAAACCCTGGCTCCAAAAATGGCTCACGTGGCTTGCGCCGAGCGATTCAAAACGATAGCGTTTTTGCCACGTcataaaagggaaaataaaaataaaaaatggttcGTTTGATTTGGTGGTTTATTGCATCTGGGAGTGTTATTGTGTATCGACAATGGCAGTTTTGAGCAACAGCGGGATCCGCGTTTTTCGATACCCCTTTCCAACGTATCTCCAGAATTTCGCCATTATCGTTAACTACCTTCCTTGTAAAATCCTCTTTCTTATCCTTTTCTCACCTTTCCGTTATTGCTAACTAATTAACTGAATAAGTATGACGAAGCAGCatgtcattttctttttttgaatgCTACACACATTCCAGTGAATTCATTCTGTGACCCCGCGTAGATTTCGTTATTCGATTCCGTGTATCTATGAGTAACTGCAATCGCATTGGAATTCGCGATAAGCCGTTTTTGGTTTTTAGGATCTTgttgcaacaacaacaacaatggataattcttattagttaattaaaaaggcAGGGAAGTAAATAAAGTTCTGCTATCCTAGGTAGTGTTTTTCGGAGAAATTGAGGATTTGGTTTGACAGAGGGGAAGTGTGCGTGCGTGAAAGTGCAACAATGTCTGGTCATGGTGAACACCATAGCGTTCCCCTTTCGGTGCTGCTGAAGCGCGAATTGGTGAACGAGAAAATCGAGAAGCCGGAGATTGTGTACGGCCAAGCCAGCCAGAGCAAGAAAGGAGAGGATTTTATTCTGCTCAAGAACGAATGCCAGAGGGTCATGGGAGATGGCGTCTCCACATTTTCTGTTTTCGGggtaatttttctcttttctttttgatagatatgatatgatatgaggATACACATTTGCACGACGAATCCAGCTTGTTGACTTTGGTAGTGGTTGACTGGTTGTTGCGTCACTTACAGTCAAATCTCTTTGTGAAAGCAGCTCCCTTTTGATTCTTATTCGTTCACATTGATTGGATCACAACAACATCTTAGACTTTTTTTGCACTAAATGCTTGtgattcaataattttttttccttgttaCATTTGCACTTTCTGATGAAGAAGTTGTTTGCAGCTATTTGATGGTCACAATGGAACTGCTGCTGCTATTTATGCTAAGGAGAATCTTCTAAACAACATTTTAAGTGCAATTCCTTCAGATCTTAACAGAGATGAGTGGATAGCAGCATTGCCCAGGGCTTTGGTTGCAGGATTTGTGAAAACTGACAAAGATTTTCAACAGAAAGGTATGACTAATTATTTCTCTTGTAGTATTTGTTCCAGCCTCTACTAATTATTTAGTTGTGTGGCAAATTGAAGTACTTCTGGAATATTCTGAGTATTGCCAAATGAGCTTGCACATGCCCAATTCCAGAAGTTAgcaaattaaagaataaaatggGAAAAAATTTTATGCATGCTGAAAATGTGGATGATATTATGACACATTGACGCCTTGTTGGTAATATTTATCTAAACCCTGTTGGTGGATTGCAAGTTGCATTGCCTGTTACTTAAGCCATAATGACTGAGAATGGTCTAATATTGTTCACTCATGTTGGTTCAGCTGTTTTTACACGTATTTGTCTATTTGATATATATTAATACATAGTTGCTGAAGAACATCAGTAACAATGAAAAGACCCTTGTGTTACTGAGAGGTGGTTCTTATTCTTCtgaattaatggattttatttatattgttttcATTAGTTGTGTGGCTTACTGATATACATTATTTTTACTTATCCAGCAAAAACATCGGGAACAACTGTAACCTTTGTGATTCTTGAAGGATGGGTGGTAACAGTTGCATCAGTCGGTGATTCGCGTTGCGTACTTGAACCTGCTGAAGGTGGTATTCATTACTTGTCAGCGGATCATAGACTTGAAACCAATGCAGAAGAGTAAGATGTTGCTGGGAAACTTTTTGGTCGAGAAACTGTTTGTAATCACTCTTACACAGACTAGTCTCacctttcttttctcttttccaGGAGGGTCCGCATAACCTGTAGCGGGGGTGAGGTTGGCCGGCTAAATACAGGTGGAGGAGCAGAGGTACATTTTGTTTTAATCGCAATCCCCTTTTAACTCAGACAAACTGATGCCTCTGCCAATACTATTTCTTTGCACATGATGCTTGGGTGTTAAACTACGTAATTAGATaattagatataaaaaagaaaactacgTCAATCATACCAATGAATGTAATGAGGCGAGCTAATTGAAATCTAGTCACATGATCCTGTCTCGCACTTAACATACTCATTCTGAGGGTTATTAAATATTCACAATCTTTTGACGAACATTTtgtttaaatgtttttttttttttgtgacaatGCTACCATTTGTGTTGATGATATAAACCATCTTCCGTTGGagtaaattttcatttttttatgccTAATGAGATTAATGATTTTTATAGGTTGGCCCTTTGAGATGTTGGCCTGGTGGCTTGTGTCTTTCGAGATCCATTGGTGATGCAGATGTTGGTGAATTTATTGTTCCTGTACCATATGTAAAGCAAGTGAAGGTTGGTCACTGCTCTCGTGCAAACAGCAATATTGGGCATATTTTGATTAGTTATTTTTCTGTTGCTTCCTTTCTTAATTTACTTTGATGTATTGTGTATATAATCCATCACTTTTGTATCTTATCGTTTTCTTAAGAATATCTGTTGCCTTTAAAGTCAATAAACTTGCCTTGCAAGTTGATGCAAACCCTTTTCATAAATTatgtttattctttttttttatgtgaagAGGCTAATTCCAGCGTTTGAGCCTCTCTGTTTCTTTTCATGCAGCTTTCTAGTGCCGGAGGAAGGCTTGTTATCAGCAGTGATGGTGTCTGGGACTCTCTAACTCCAGAAGTGGCCTTGGATTGTTGTCGTGGCATGTCAGCAGAGGCTGCAGCACCACAAATTGTGAATGTATGCCTACTGCACATCTTTTAAATAATTCTTTATAGTCCTGGTTTTCACCTGGGGTAGTATTTTTGATGTTTTGTGCGGCATGCATTACTTATTTCTATCATTTGCTCCTGTCTCTTTTTTACCCTCAGGAAGCTTTACAAGCAAAGGGTCTTAGAGATGACACAACCTGCATTGTTGTTGATATATTACCCCAAGAGCAGCCGCATACTTCTGTACGAACTCAAAAGAAACCGATGAAAGGAATTATGAAGATCTTCCGCAAAAAGTGCTCCGAATCATCATCTCATACCAACAAAGAATATGTAGAGCCAGATATTGTACGGGAGCTCTATGAGGAAGGTTCTGCTATGCTTTCAGAGAGGTTTAGTTCCCTAACAAGCATTGTTTAATGTTAGCAGTTGGCTTGCTAGATTTTATTCTTGACCTGAACATGTGTTTATCTGAAATGCAGGTTAGAGACAAAATATCCACTCTGCAACATGTTCAAGTTGTTTATCTGTGCTGTGTGTCAAGTAGAGATCAAACCAGGGGAGGGTATCTCAATACATGCAGGGAAGACCAACCCTGGAAAATTGCGTCCATGGGATGGACCTTTTCTTTGCTCAAGTTGC belongs to Arachis duranensis cultivar V14167 chromosome 8, aradu.V14167.gnm2.J7QH, whole genome shotgun sequence and includes:
- the LOC107460433 gene encoding probable protein phosphatase 2C 12 encodes the protein MSGHGEHHSVPLSVLLKRELVNEKIEKPEIVYGQASQSKKGEDFILLKNECQRVMGDGVSTFSVFGLFDGHNGTAAAIYAKENLLNNILSAIPSDLNRDEWIAALPRALVAGFVKTDKDFQQKAKTSGTTVTFVILEGWVVTVASVGDSRCVLEPAEGGIHYLSADHRLETNAEERVRITCSGGEVGRLNTGGGAEVGPLRCWPGGLCLSRSIGDADVGEFIVPVPYVKQVKLSSAGGRLVISSDGVWDSLTPEVALDCCRGMSAEAAAPQIVNEALQAKGLRDDTTCIVVDILPQEQPHTSVRTQKKPMKGIMKIFRKKCSESSSHTNKEYVEPDIVRELYEEGSAMLSERLETKYPLCNMFKLFICAVCQVEIKPGEGISIHAGKTNPGKLRPWDGPFLCSSCQEKKEAMEGLRKSGRHRGSDSDD